The genomic segment ATTTTGTAGATCTGTTTCAGTAATTACCAGAAACAATTTAGGTATGGAATTAATCAAGGCTACTTGGGACTTGGATCATGTTGTTAATTCAGCTGAATGGGAGTTGCTTCTCAGAGATCCAGAGGAGTATGAAATTGAACTATTTAATGAAACAAGTAAAGACTCCTCTGGGACACTGGTCATTTGGGATAGAACAGATAGAATAATGCGTTCATATTCTGAACCAGCAGGGACATATGCTAGGAAAGCTCTTCAAAAAATTATCAAGTCTTTTCAAGACCATGCTGCAATGATTTACCAAAGGTTTTTAGATAGTTCCGATAACAGGGCTCAAGACATTGAAATTCTTCTAAATGGAGAACCAATAGAACCATGGGATCCCTTTTGCAAAAAAGAACCTAAAACAGAGCTTGTAGCTGAAGAAACTCTTCCTGTTGAACTCGGAAGCGGGGAATCAACACATTTTGAAGTAAGGGCATATATTCTTCCCAGAAGAGATAATTTCTCATCGAATGAAGAAGCAAAGAAAGCAAGACTGTCAAATGAGATGCAAGGGGTCTATGTCTATAGGGAAAATCGACTTATACATCCAGCAGATTGGATGGGGATGTTCTCACAAGAACCGCACCTGTCTCTATTGAGGGTTGAATTTTCATTTGGACACAAGGCTGATTCAGCTTTCCAGGTAGATATAAAAAAATCAAGGATAATCCTTGATGAAAATCTATATAAATGGCTATTAAATAAATTTATTCCAGCACCAAGAAATGCTGCCAACGAACGTTATAGAAAAGGTATAAAAAAGCAGATTTCAGAGGGTTCTAAAGGTGCTCACTCCAGTTCGA from the Candidatus Cloacimonadota bacterium genome contains:
- a CDS encoding ATP-binding protein, with the protein product MKPTKQTLPPNPARLIEGLRDTGYNFNTALSDIVDNSIDAGASLINININMDTDGDILVSVADNGCGMDMEALLEGMTYGATGNPDPKRLGKFGLGLKTASTAFCRSVSVITRNNLGMELIKATWDLDHVVNSAEWELLLRDPEEYEIELFNETSKDSSGTLVIWDRTDRIMRSYSEPAGTYARKALQKIIKSFQDHAAMIYQRFLDSSDNRAQDIEILLNGEPIEPWDPFCKKEPKTELVAEETLPVELGSGESTHFEVRAYILPRRDNFSSNEEAKKARLSNEMQGVYVYRENRLIHPADWMGMFSQEPHLSLLRVEFSFGHKADSAFQVDIKKSRIILDENLYKWLLNKFIPAPRNAANERYRKGIKKQISEGSKGAHSSSNKSISGQEEDLKGSNIKIIDKATGKVSVTNKTGTVTLNIGIDEPTDPEEICVVTKDELDDGLLWEPAIVNGHHAVRINVGHPYYHKVYVPNLSSEVIVQGLDSLLWALIEAELGTINEKTLQYFEELRFEVSRLLRKMVEGLPEPEVEGE